One Penaeus monodon isolate SGIC_2016 unplaced genomic scaffold, NSTDA_Pmon_1 PmonScaffold_8710, whole genome shotgun sequence genomic window carries:
- the LOC119571933 gene encoding basic proline-rich protein-like codes for MKKTKENKVFWCGFPTFADCNKINPRTDEAGPTQGPPTPFPPRKPASRETWPQINRPPPEAPAPPRTASNRTPPTRTPPLRPPWPKNQKRPRTPAPEPKSPGTQAPEGAGPPALGPGGPQRPPRAERPPPPGGAAAKSQAPKHKKGTTRAQRTPRTTKPSIALLCLVGPLL; via the exons atgaaaaagacaaaggaaaataagGTATTCTGGTGTGGTTTCCCCACTTTCGCGGACTGTAATAAAATAAACCCACGTACAGATGAAGCGGGACCAACGCAGGGGCCCccgaccccttttcccccgcgGAAACCTGCTTCCAGAGAAACTTGGCCCCAG ATAAACCGCCCGCCCCCGGAAGCCCCCGCGCCCCCGAGGACCGCCAGCAACCGAACCCCCCCGACCCGGACCCCCCCTCTGAGACCCCCCTGGCCCAAAAACCAAAAGCGCCCGAGAACCCCGGCGCCCGAGCCAAAGAGCCCAGGAACCCAGGCGCCCGAGGGTGCCGGCCCACCCGCCCTCGGCCCCGGCGGCCCCCAGCGCCCACCGAGGGCCGAGAGGCCTCCGCCCCCAGGGGGAGCTGCTGCCAAGAG CCaagccccaaaacacaaaaaggggaCTACTCGTGCTCAACGTACTCCAAGAACCACTAAACCTTCCATTGCCCTTCTTTGCTTGGTGGGGCCTTTgctctaa